The proteins below are encoded in one region of Aequorivita iocasae:
- a CDS encoding HU domain-containing protein: protein MQLTTYIADLLYRYECVIVPGFGAFLTRYKSAQIDDATNTFHPPSKIVSFNKQLQANDGLFANYVASVEKCSYETALQRIRNFTAEISMALSEGKTISFKNIGTFSLNEEKSLQFEPLPQQNFSTSAFGLSSFVSPQISREVYKETVDAFEEKAPIHFTPEGREVKPYLKYAAIAVLAISAIGFGSLKLYENQVQKFNYAEREKANSLVENQIQEATFVIENPLPVVNLQVPKHTGLYHIVAGAYRMEENAEKKVSQLREKGYSPLKMEVNRYGLHQVLYASFNDKLEAQRKLYEIQKSENPDAWLLVQEIH, encoded by the coding sequence ATGCAACTTACAACCTACATAGCCGACCTGCTTTACCGATACGAATGTGTTATTGTTCCTGGGTTTGGGGCGTTTTTAACCCGCTATAAATCTGCCCAGATTGATGATGCTACAAATACGTTTCATCCTCCTTCCAAAATTGTTTCGTTCAACAAACAATTGCAGGCGAACGATGGTCTGTTTGCCAATTATGTTGCTTCTGTAGAAAAATGCAGTTACGAAACTGCATTGCAAAGAATTCGGAATTTTACAGCTGAAATTTCAATGGCGCTTTCAGAAGGAAAAACCATTTCTTTTAAAAATATAGGAACGTTTTCCTTGAACGAAGAAAAATCCCTTCAGTTTGAACCATTACCGCAACAGAATTTCAGCACTTCCGCTTTTGGTCTATCATCTTTTGTCTCGCCACAAATAAGTCGCGAAGTTTACAAGGAAACTGTGGATGCTTTTGAAGAAAAGGCACCGATACACTTTACGCCCGAAGGAAGGGAAGTCAAACCTTACCTTAAATATGCCGCTATTGCAGTTTTAGCTATATCAGCAATAGGTTTTGGAAGTTTAAAGCTTTATGAAAATCAGGTTCAAAAATTCAACTATGCGGAAAGGGAAAAGGCTAATAGCTTAGTTGAAAACCAAATACAGGAGGCAACATTTGTAATTGAAAATCCCCTGCCGGTGGTGAACCTACAAGTTCCAAAACATACCGGATTGTACCATATTGTTGCTGGAGCCTACCGCATGGAAGAAAATGCTGAAAAGAAGGTTTCACAATTGCGCGAAAAGGGCTATTCTCCTTTAAAAATGGAGGTTAATAGATACGGGCTTCATCAAGTTCTTTATGCAAGTTTTAATGATAAGTTAGAAGCACAGCGAAAACTTTATGAAATTCAGAAATCTGAAAATCCGGATGCTTGGCTATTAGTTCAGGAAATTCATTAA
- a CDS encoding acyl-CoA thioesterase, producing the protein MQSKTPQQSLTVYTDMVLPSETNPIGNMFGGELLARMDRAASIAARRHSRRIVVTASVNHVAFNKMIPLGSVVTVEAKVSRAFSSSMEVYMDVFIEDRESGERSLSNEAIYTFVAVDEMGNPVRVPELVPETELEKKRFEAALRRKQLSLVLAGKMKPKDATELKALFQ; encoded by the coding sequence ATGCAATCTAAGACACCGCAACAATCTTTAACCGTTTATACAGATATGGTATTGCCCAGCGAAACAAATCCTATTGGGAATATGTTTGGGGGTGAATTGCTGGCAAGGATGGACCGTGCCGCAAGCATTGCTGCTCGTCGCCATAGCCGTAGAATTGTAGTTACTGCATCTGTAAACCACGTGGCGTTCAATAAAATGATCCCCTTGGGGAGTGTTGTAACAGTTGAAGCAAAGGTTTCCAGGGCTTTTAGCAGTTCCATGGAAGTTTATATGGATGTTTTTATTGAAGACCGTGAAAGTGGCGAAAGAAGCCTTTCAAACGAAGCTATTTACACGTTTGTAGCTGTGGATGAAATGGGCAATCCTGTTCGGGTTCCAGAGCTTGTTCCCGAGACAGAACTGGAAAAAAAACGTTTTGAGGCGGCCCTTCGCCGAAAACAATTGAGCCTTGTACTTGCAGGAAAAATGAAACCAAAAGATGCTACAGAGTTGAAGGCACTATTTCAATAA
- a CDS encoding S8 family serine peptidase: MKKTTFPTLRSICFLAIVLIFSSTFGQNPNNIKFQDETYAMPENINTFQWSSMPESAELQNGYIGWVQFYETPSQAVQDLFKQNKMELLEYIPHQTYLFYFPKNTSVSFLRNKGVRSIVPVYGNSKLSRDLKNPPFDSWAMDGNNILVTLQFHKYVSADYVIQQLAEKQIAVKQTYKGSNNIDLSIPNNCLEDLSNLPFVKWVELIVAPSVPDDTRGRSLHRSSNLDTQTSAGRNYTGLNIGVLCRDDGIVGPHIDFQGRIDNSMASGTGQSHGDGVSGIMAGAGNLNPSNRGMAAGSLLYVSNYEPSFLDSPTVTLINSGDVVITNSSYSNGCNAGYTTITQTVDTQAQTLPNLQHTFSAGNSNGNNCGYGAGNQWGNITGGHKQGKNVIATANVFFDGSLVNSSSRGPAHDGRIKPDIAANGQNQISTNENNTYQSFGGTSGASPGIAGVAAQLYQAYSEANSNVLPPAALIKATLLNTANEAGNIGPDFKFGWGIVNGLRAAKLIEDERYLSSSISQGVSNNHIINVPSGTKQVRFMVYWSDAPATPGANPALVNDLDLVVTGPSSNNYLPWILDETPDPITLNNPATNGPDHLNNMEQVLINNPASGNYTININGFNVPMGPQEYFVVYEIIEDNVTVTYPNAGESFVPGETESIHWDAVPANTTSNFVLEYSTDNGSSWNPIATVSNTTTNYGWNVPNSVTGDALIRVSNGASQDISDENFSIAPLVTNVQVTQVCPDEATFSWNAVTGAESYDLYLLGEKYMEVVGTSSTTTITVPIANETDPLWAAAVAKNATNGWESRRTIATFYPGGLLNCSLTNDVSIQNNNEPSDFNLICNPDPAIVSAIIMNSGVAPQSNFEVSYQLDSNPAVTETYAGTLNSGQQVTFDFVEPLGISSSGTYTLTVSVDLSGDENPNNDTDSLTFFAATEATPLDFEEPFDVNGMPPPGWNILNPDTEDTWVERDNITGSDGSQTVTAYIDNFSYNAAGEEDIIATEYFDLVSANSAQLDFDLAKAQYSAGFSDAFRVDISTDCGATFTQIYYKDGLDLSTLPGYETGNWTPNSASDWRTETIDLAAYLGEYIQLRFVNINGYGNSTFIDNINVRGVLSVAQADLNNIRMYPNPATSEVFINFNNVLLNNVSITLFNSLGQRLSYISEAEMAGKTQTVLNVSGFTSGIYFVKIKAGNNTTTKKLIVK, translated from the coding sequence ATGAAAAAAACTACTTTCCCGACTCTCCGGAGTATCTGCTTTTTGGCAATTGTGCTTATATTTTCAAGTACATTTGGCCAAAATCCAAACAATATTAAATTTCAGGACGAAACGTATGCAATGCCTGAAAACATTAATACATTCCAATGGAGTTCAATGCCAGAATCAGCAGAACTTCAAAACGGTTACATAGGCTGGGTCCAATTTTACGAAACTCCAAGCCAAGCGGTTCAAGATCTTTTTAAGCAAAATAAGATGGAATTGCTGGAGTATATTCCACATCAAACCTATCTTTTTTATTTCCCTAAAAACACTTCGGTGAGTTTTTTAAGGAATAAAGGGGTTCGAAGTATTGTACCCGTATACGGAAACTCAAAGCTTTCGCGAGATTTAAAAAATCCTCCTTTTGATAGTTGGGCGATGGACGGCAATAATATTTTAGTGACGTTGCAATTTCACAAATATGTATCTGCAGATTATGTGATCCAGCAATTGGCAGAAAAGCAAATAGCTGTAAAGCAGACCTACAAGGGCTCAAATAATATAGATCTATCCATCCCCAATAATTGCTTGGAAGACCTCTCAAACCTTCCTTTTGTGAAATGGGTTGAACTTATCGTGGCGCCCTCTGTGCCGGATGATACAAGAGGCAGAAGCTTGCACCGTTCCAGTAACTTGGACACTCAAACCTCTGCAGGAAGAAACTATACCGGATTAAATATTGGCGTACTTTGCCGTGATGATGGCATAGTAGGGCCCCACATTGATTTTCAGGGAAGAATAGACAATTCCATGGCTAGTGGAACTGGACAGTCCCATGGTGATGGTGTTTCTGGAATTATGGCTGGTGCGGGCAACCTAAACCCTTCCAATAGGGGAATGGCTGCGGGCTCTTTGTTATATGTTTCAAATTACGAACCTTCTTTTTTAGATTCTCCTACTGTTACCTTAATTAATAGTGGAGATGTAGTGATAACCAATTCATCATACAGTAATGGTTGTAACGCAGGTTATACTACTATTACCCAAACAGTAGATACGCAGGCGCAAACATTACCAAATCTTCAACATACTTTTTCCGCTGGTAATTCCAATGGAAACAATTGTGGATATGGTGCAGGCAATCAATGGGGAAATATTACCGGCGGCCATAAGCAGGGTAAAAACGTAATAGCGACCGCAAACGTATTTTTTGATGGTTCGTTGGTTAACTCTAGTAGCCGTGGCCCTGCCCACGATGGTAGAATAAAGCCGGACATTGCTGCAAATGGCCAAAACCAAATTTCGACCAATGAGAACAACACCTATCAATCATTTGGCGGCACCTCTGGTGCTTCTCCAGGTATTGCAGGTGTTGCTGCACAATTGTATCAAGCATATTCTGAAGCAAATAGCAATGTATTGCCTCCAGCAGCACTCATTAAAGCTACTCTATTAAATACCGCCAATGAAGCTGGCAACATAGGGCCAGACTTTAAATTTGGGTGGGGTATTGTAAACGGTCTTCGAGCTGCAAAACTTATTGAGGATGAACGATATTTATCTAGTTCAATCTCACAAGGAGTTTCTAATAATCATATTATAAATGTACCCTCAGGTACTAAGCAAGTGCGCTTTATGGTATATTGGAGTGATGCTCCGGCTACTCCTGGCGCAAATCCAGCTTTGGTAAATGATTTGGACCTTGTTGTAACTGGTCCTTCCAGTAACAATTATCTACCGTGGATATTGGATGAAACCCCAGACCCTATTACACTTAATAACCCAGCTACCAATGGTCCCGACCATTTAAATAATATGGAACAGGTTCTTATAAATAATCCTGCATCTGGAAATTACACCATCAATATTAATGGATTTAATGTGCCAATGGGACCACAGGAGTACTTTGTGGTTTATGAAATTATTGAAGATAACGTAACGGTTACTTACCCAAATGCGGGGGAAAGCTTTGTTCCCGGTGAAACTGAATCCATTCATTGGGATGCTGTGCCGGCAAACACTACTTCAAATTTTGTTTTGGAATATTCTACAGACAATGGTAGCAGTTGGAATCCTATTGCAACAGTTTCAAACACTACCACTAATTACGGTTGGAATGTGCCAAATTCAGTAACGGGAGATGCATTAATTAGGGTTAGCAATGGGGCTTCACAAGATATTAGTGATGAAAATTTCTCTATAGCTCCTTTGGTAACCAATGTTCAAGTTACGCAGGTTTGTCCAGACGAAGCAACCTTTTCATGGAACGCTGTAACTGGTGCAGAATCTTATGACTTATATCTATTGGGAGAAAAATATATGGAAGTGGTTGGCACTTCTTCAACAACTACCATAACTGTACCCATAGCAAATGAAACTGATCCTCTTTGGGCAGCAGCAGTTGCGAAAAATGCAACTAATGGTTGGGAAAGCAGAAGAACTATTGCTACGTTTTATCCAGGAGGATTGTTAAACTGTTCATTAACAAATGATGTTTCTATACAAAATAATAATGAGCCTAGTGATTTCAACCTAATTTGTAATCCTGACCCAGCAATTGTTTCTGCAATAATAATGAACTCAGGTGTTGCGCCACAAAGCAATTTTGAAGTTTCATATCAATTGGATAGCAATCCCGCGGTTACTGAAACTTATGCCGGAACGCTTAATTCAGGCCAACAAGTTACTTTTGATTTTGTGGAGCCTTTAGGCATTTCTTCTTCCGGTACATATACCCTTACTGTATCTGTTGATTTATCGGGCGATGAAAATCCAAATAACGATACTGACTCCTTAACATTCTTTGCAGCTACTGAAGCTACTCCGTTAGATTTTGAGGAGCCTTTTGATGTAAATGGAATGCCACCTCCAGGGTGGAATATATTAAACCCTGATACCGAGGATACTTGGGTTGAGAGAGACAATATTACTGGAAGTGATGGCTCGCAAACAGTAACAGCTTATATTGACAATTTTTCATATAATGCTGCAGGTGAAGAAGATATAATTGCGACTGAATACTTTGACCTTGTATCTGCAAATTCCGCACAATTGGATTTTGATTTGGCGAAAGCTCAATATTCTGCTGGTTTTTCGGACGCTTTTAGAGTAGATATATCTACAGATTGCGGAGCTACTTTCACCCAAATATATTATAAGGATGGTTTGGATCTTTCCACCTTGCCAGGATATGAAACGGGGAACTGGACTCCAAATTCCGCTTCTGACTGGCGAACAGAAACAATAGATCTTGCGGCCTATTTGGGAGAATACATACAGTTGCGTTTTGTGAATATTAACGGTTATGGAAACAGTACGTTCATTGACAATATCAATGTAAGGGGTGTACTGAGCGTTGCCCAGGCAGATTTGAACAATATTAGAATGTATCCTAACCCTGCTACAAGTGAAGTATTCATCAATTTCAACAATGTTTTACTTAATAATGTTTCCATTACATTATTTAATAGCTTGGGACAGCGATTGAGCTATATTTCAGAAGCTGAAATGGCGGGAAAAACTCAAACTGTCCTAAACGTTTCAGGCTTCACCAGTGGAATTTATTTTGTGAAAATAAAAGCAGGAAATAATACTACAACCAAAAAACTAATAGTAAAATAA
- a CDS encoding murein hydrolase activator EnvC family protein: MKHFRTYLFLFIGLITISTVSAQVDKQKELEEKRQAILEEIKQINSLLFKTKKEEKSVLSQVEDLNQRIAASENLIRVTNQQANLLTRNINDNIDKISTLREELKVMKADYAEMVRKSYKSKNQQSRIMFLLSSQNFLQAYKRVQYMKQYAKFRKKQGESIKAKTEELQKLNADLIEQKKTKQKLIAENEVAKSQLTSERKDQQALVATLKKDESKFTAQIRTKQKQADEIDRQIDALIKAAIEEANRIAREKALAAEKAKGNTTITTTTKNTITKPAKSEEFALTAEDRALAASFTNNKGKLPWPVEKGMVVKSFGTHQHPQFPNVTTNSSGVEIATEDNAEVRSIFEGQVMSIQIIKGANKVVFIQHGDYISVYSNLATVSVKKGDKVSTKQTIGTVAKSATEGRTVLKFYIYQNKTKINPADWIYRM; the protein is encoded by the coding sequence ATGAAGCATTTCCGCACATATCTTTTTTTATTTATTGGTTTAATTACGATTTCAACAGTTTCTGCGCAAGTTGACAAACAAAAGGAACTTGAGGAAAAAAGACAGGCCATTCTGGAAGAAATAAAGCAGATAAATTCGCTTCTTTTTAAAACAAAAAAGGAGGAAAAATCAGTGCTTTCGCAAGTTGAAGATCTCAACCAGCGCATTGCTGCCAGCGAAAACCTTATTCGTGTTACCAACCAGCAAGCCAATTTACTTACCCGAAACATTAATGACAACATTGATAAGATAAGCACACTACGTGAAGAGCTTAAGGTAATGAAGGCAGATTATGCAGAAATGGTTCGCAAATCATACAAAAGCAAAAACCAACAGAGTAGGATTATGTTTTTGTTGTCCTCCCAGAATTTTCTACAGGCCTATAAACGGGTGCAATACATGAAGCAATATGCCAAGTTTAGAAAGAAACAAGGCGAGAGCATCAAAGCAAAAACCGAAGAGCTTCAAAAACTAAATGCAGATTTGATTGAACAGAAAAAGACCAAGCAAAAGTTGATTGCTGAAAACGAAGTGGCAAAATCTCAATTGACCAGTGAGCGAAAAGATCAACAAGCACTCGTGGCTACCTTGAAAAAGGATGAAAGCAAATTTACAGCACAAATTAGAACAAAACAGAAACAAGCAGACGAAATAGACCGCCAAATTGACGCACTTATAAAAGCCGCAATAGAAGAGGCAAATAGAATAGCGCGTGAAAAGGCGCTTGCAGCTGAAAAAGCAAAGGGTAACACAACTATAACGACCACAACAAAAAATACCATAACCAAACCCGCAAAGTCTGAAGAATTTGCATTAACTGCTGAAGACCGGGCGCTTGCCGCAAGCTTTACCAATAACAAAGGAAAATTGCCCTGGCCCGTTGAAAAAGGAATGGTAGTAAAAAGTTTTGGGACACACCAGCACCCACAGTTTCCAAATGTAACAACCAATAGTAGTGGGGTCGAGATTGCTACCGAAGATAATGCGGAGGTACGGTCTATTTTTGAAGGCCAGGTAATGTCTATCCAAATAATAAAAGGGGCAAATAAAGTTGTTTTTATTCAACACGGAGACTACATTTCAGTGTATAGTAACTTGGCTACTGTTTCTGTAAAAAAAGGTGACAAAGTATCCACAAAACAAACTATTGGAACTGTTGCAAAGAGTGCTACTGAAGGAAGAACGGTCTTAAAATTCTACATCTATCAGAACAAAACCAAGATAAACCCCGCCGATTGGATTTATAGGATGTAA
- a CDS encoding DUF4292 domain-containing protein, which produces MKLKPYYILLLLVLSSCGGAKNISNIENASAKEIIAAHKAAAPDFKTLAGRVQLVYETDEKLQSITVSLRMEKDKHIWVKASILGITIAKVLITPTSVRYYETVGNTYFEGDFALLGEWIGTPINFQQAQNLLLGQSIFTLNPSEYKSEVFQNKFKMQPKQQPQDFIHSLFLNPENFKIALETLSQPNADRLLSIRYGDYQEIGGQYFPSIISIDTSEKGSKTKIEMNFKKIDLNADVSFPFEIPQGYEEIQLN; this is translated from the coding sequence ATGAAACTGAAACCCTATTACATTTTGTTGCTACTGGTACTTTCATCCTGCGGTGGTGCCAAGAACATTTCAAATATCGAAAATGCTTCTGCCAAGGAGATAATTGCTGCCCACAAAGCTGCTGCCCCAGATTTTAAAACACTGGCGGGAAGGGTACAATTGGTGTATGAAACCGATGAAAAATTGCAGAGTATTACCGTGAGCCTGCGTATGGAAAAAGACAAGCACATTTGGGTAAAAGCTTCGATTTTGGGAATTACAATCGCAAAGGTCCTGATAACGCCCACAAGCGTGCGCTATTATGAAACTGTTGGCAACACGTACTTTGAAGGTGATTTTGCTTTGTTGGGCGAATGGATCGGTACTCCGATAAATTTTCAACAGGCCCAGAATCTGCTTTTGGGGCAATCCATATTTACGTTGAATCCCTCAGAGTATAAATCAGAGGTTTTTCAGAATAAATTTAAAATGCAGCCCAAACAGCAACCGCAAGATTTTATACATTCACTATTTTTGAACCCAGAAAATTTCAAAATTGCTTTGGAAACCCTATCCCAGCCCAATGCGGATAGATTATTGAGCATCCGTTATGGCGATTACCAAGAGATTGGCGGGCAATATTTTCCATCAATAATTTCAATAGACACTTCGGAAAAAGGCTCAAAAACAAAAATAGAAATGAATTTCAAAAAAATAGATTTGAATGCAGACGTGAGTTTTCCGTTTGAAATTCCACAAGGCTACGAAGAAATCCAACTTAACTAA
- a CDS encoding tetratricopeptide repeat protein: MRIIIKHILLIFFGILLLPNDAWSQETENLPNAEPENVTDAFQENFFEALKQKGIENYELALIALNKAEKAAKSEENKAVVYFEMGKNHTYLKQYAQAEENFNKVLKSQGDKLDVLEQFYELYYQQKDYEKAIPLVQKLIPFDEDYKEDLANLYTLTKQYDKALEQLDNLDQIWGESDIRNALRAQIYRASGNTEGAIENLEQKIDNNPKNEKEYLNLIFLYSEQGNKEKAFEAAKNLLESNPNSQLVHLALYKFYLDEGNAVEAIKSMKIVFASEEVDKETKYKVLGDFIQYVNENPEYETQLAEIVSQFSIENGRVYEKLGDYYAAKNRKEDALTAYEKGIAQDPDNYHLLKNTLLFQIDFKKYDAAVKLSAEGLEIFPSQALLYLLNGVANNGLQKSDAAIESLEIGLDFILEDPKMERDFYQQLSLAYSTKGDDKKAKMYSDKAAATKMPN; the protein is encoded by the coding sequence TTGAGGATAATAATAAAACACATACTTCTAATTTTCTTCGGAATACTGCTTCTGCCAAACGATGCATGGTCTCAAGAAACCGAAAATCTGCCAAATGCAGAACCGGAAAATGTTACTGATGCGTTTCAGGAAAACTTTTTTGAAGCGTTAAAACAAAAGGGCATTGAGAATTATGAACTAGCGCTCATCGCTTTAAACAAAGCCGAAAAGGCAGCAAAAAGCGAAGAGAACAAAGCCGTGGTTTATTTTGAAATGGGGAAAAACCACACCTATCTAAAACAATATGCTCAAGCTGAAGAAAATTTCAACAAAGTATTGAAAAGCCAAGGCGATAAACTGGATGTTTTGGAGCAGTTTTATGAATTGTACTATCAACAGAAAGACTATGAAAAAGCCATTCCTTTGGTACAAAAGCTTATACCTTTTGATGAAGATTACAAAGAAGATTTAGCCAATCTTTATACACTTACAAAGCAATATGACAAAGCTTTGGAGCAATTGGACAACCTTGATCAAATTTGGGGCGAGAGTGATATAAGAAATGCCTTGCGTGCCCAAATTTATCGTGCCAGCGGCAATACCGAAGGAGCAATAGAAAATCTAGAACAGAAAATTGACAACAATCCAAAAAACGAAAAAGAATATCTGAATCTCATCTTTCTCTACAGTGAGCAGGGCAATAAAGAAAAAGCATTTGAAGCTGCAAAAAACCTGTTGGAAAGCAATCCAAATTCACAATTGGTACATTTGGCGCTTTATAAATTTTATCTGGATGAGGGCAATGCCGTGGAAGCAATAAAATCTATGAAAATTGTTTTTGCTTCGGAAGAGGTTGATAAGGAAACAAAGTATAAAGTCCTGGGCGATTTTATTCAGTATGTGAATGAAAACCCAGAATACGAAACGCAATTGGCAGAAATAGTAAGTCAATTTTCAATTGAAAACGGTCGTGTTTACGAAAAACTGGGAGATTATTACGCTGCAAAAAACCGAAAGGAAGACGCCCTTACCGCATATGAAAAAGGAATAGCCCAAGACCCTGATAATTACCATCTTTTGAAGAATACACTTTTGTTTCAAATAGATTTCAAAAAATATGATGCCGCAGTAAAACTGAGTGCTGAAGGCCTTGAAATTTTTCCCTCACAAGCACTTTTATATTTATTGAATGGTGTTGCAAACAACGGACTTCAAAAAAGTGACGCCGCAATTGAAAGTCTGGAAATTGGTCTGGATTTTATTTTGGAAGATCCAAAAATGGAGCGTGATTTTTACCAACAATTAAGCTTGGCCTACAGTACCAAAGGCGATGACAAAAAAGCCAAAATGTATTCCGATAAAGCTGCCGCAACTAAAATGCCGAATTAA
- a CDS encoding sugar phosphate nucleotidyltransferase, with protein MKIIVPMAGRGSRLRPHTLTVPKPLIPVAGKPIVHRLVEDIVGVLNEKIDEIAFILGDPAFFGDDVVESLKALATSLNAKPTIYRQLDPKGTGHAIMCAKDSLSGPAVIAYADTLIRADFDLDKDADAVIWTKKVENPEAYGVVNLNDKNEIIELVEKPKEYVSDQAVIGIYYFKDVSQLKDELQFVLENNIINGGEYQINDGIKQMMAKGKIFKTGTVDEWMDCGNKEVTVETNQKMLGFLSEANYPLISENISNENSKIIEPCFIGESVILKNSTVGPYASIGEGTVIEDSAVKNSIIQKHSKIKNAHLDNAMIGNYATFDGKFTNVSIGDYSELK; from the coding sequence ATGAAAATAATAGTCCCAATGGCAGGCCGCGGCAGCCGACTTCGCCCACATACACTTACCGTTCCAAAACCATTGATTCCCGTTGCAGGAAAACCAATCGTGCACCGTTTGGTGGAAGATATTGTTGGAGTTTTGAATGAAAAGATTGATGAAATCGCATTCATTCTCGGCGATCCCGCTTTTTTTGGTGATGATGTGGTGGAAAGTTTAAAAGCACTTGCAACAAGTTTAAATGCAAAGCCTACTATTTATCGCCAACTCGATCCAAAGGGAACAGGCCATGCAATTATGTGTGCCAAGGATTCACTTTCGGGACCGGCAGTAATCGCTTATGCAGATACTTTGATACGTGCAGATTTTGATTTGGACAAAGATGCAGATGCTGTAATTTGGACCAAAAAAGTTGAAAATCCCGAAGCCTACGGCGTTGTAAACCTTAACGATAAAAACGAGATTATTGAACTGGTTGAAAAACCAAAAGAATATGTGAGCGACCAAGCCGTTATAGGTATTTACTATTTTAAGGATGTTTCGCAACTTAAAGATGAATTACAATTTGTTTTAGAAAACAACATTATCAATGGCGGCGAATACCAAATAAACGACGGTATAAAACAAATGATGGCCAAAGGAAAAATTTTTAAAACCGGAACGGTAGATGAATGGATGGATTGCGGAAATAAAGAAGTTACCGTGGAAACCAATCAAAAAATGTTGGGTTTTCTTTCTGAAGCAAATTATCCTTTGATTTCTGAAAACATCAGCAATGAAAATTCAAAAATAATTGAACCTTGCTTTATTGGTGAAAGTGTAATTTTAAAAAACAGCACTGTTGGCCCATACGCCTCTATTGGCGAGGGCACGGTAATTGAGGATAGTGCCGTAAAAAACAGTATTATCCAAAAGCATTCAAAAATAAAGAACGCACATTTGGATAACGCCATGATTGGCAATTATGCTACTTTTGATGGCAAATTCACCAATGTGAGCATCGGTGATTATTCAGAGTTAAAATAA
- the dut gene encoding dUTP diphosphatase, translating into MTIKIINKSNHPLPSYETIASAGMDLRACVDGPSTLKPLQRAIVKTGLFIELPIGYEAQVRPRSGLAAKKGITVLNSPGTIDADYRGEIGVILVNLSNEDFTIEHGERIAQLVIAKHERAVWEEVEELTDTSRGAGGFGSTGVK; encoded by the coding sequence ATGACAATTAAAATAATCAACAAATCAAACCACCCATTGCCTTCCTACGAAACAATAGCTTCCGCCGGAATGGATTTACGCGCCTGCGTTGACGGACCTTCAACATTAAAACCCTTGCAACGTGCCATTGTAAAAACAGGGCTTTTCATTGAATTGCCAATCGGTTACGAAGCACAAGTGCGCCCACGAAGCGGTTTGGCAGCAAAAAAAGGAATCACTGTTTTAAATTCCCCCGGAACCATTGATGCCGATTATCGCGGAGAAATCGGGGTGATTTTGGTAAACCTTTCCAACGAAGACTTTACTATTGAACACGGCGAACGAATTGCGCAATTGGTAATCGCAAAACACGAACGCGCCGTTTGGGAAGAAGTTGAAGAATTAACCGATACTTCACGCGGAGCGGGAGGTTTTGGAAGTACTGGCGTGAAATAA